In one Longimicrobium sp. genomic region, the following are encoded:
- a CDS encoding putative Se/S carrier-like protein, with the protein MSDTIEIFTFDTTHHALWAEEIARERNIPAEAIPAPAAAHARCNLALETLPGDVARLREALEAEGVPFALYSSSP; encoded by the coding sequence ATGTCAGACACGATCGAGATCTTCACCTTCGACACCACGCACCACGCGCTGTGGGCGGAGGAGATCGCGCGCGAACGCAACATCCCCGCGGAGGCGATCCCGGCGCCGGCGGCCGCGCACGCGCGCTGCAACCTGGCGCTGGAAACGCTCCCCGGGGACGTCGCCCGCCTCCGCGAGGCGCTGGAGGCGGAAGGGGTGCCGTTCGCGCTCTACTCGTCGTCGCCGTAG
- a CDS encoding RNA polymerase sigma factor, whose translation MPADTTSEPLDALAARARGGDEGAFAALAAAVRDPVRRWALVRTGDPDDAEDVAQDVVIRLHRGLARFEGRSRFTTWLYRLTANAAVELLRGHGRRRRLHDEAAGELPSTELRDRIGEMEDARTAALVRTFFAELQGRQREVFDLVDLQGYTPAEAAEMLEIEPPTARVHLLRARRALRERILAAHPTLMDDR comes from the coding sequence GTGCCTGCCGACACCACCTCCGAGCCGCTGGACGCGCTCGCCGCGCGGGCGAGGGGCGGCGACGAGGGCGCGTTCGCGGCGCTGGCGGCGGCGGTGCGCGACCCCGTGCGGCGCTGGGCGCTGGTCCGCACCGGCGACCCCGACGACGCGGAAGACGTCGCGCAGGACGTGGTGATCCGGCTGCACCGCGGGCTGGCGCGCTTCGAGGGACGGTCGCGCTTCACCACCTGGCTGTACCGGCTGACCGCCAACGCCGCCGTGGAGCTGCTCCGCGGCCACGGACGGAGACGGCGGCTGCACGACGAGGCGGCGGGAGAGCTTCCGTCGACCGAATTGCGGGACCGCATCGGCGAGATGGAGGACGCGCGGACGGCGGCGCTGGTGCGCACCTTCTTCGCCGAGCTGCAGGGGCGCCAGCGCGAGGTGTTCGACCTCGTCGACCTGCAGGGCTACACCCCGGCCGAAGCCGCGGAGATGCTGGAGATCGAGCCGCCGACCGCGCGCGTGCACCTGCTGCGCGCCCGCCGCGCCCTGCGCGAGCGCATCCTGGCCGCGCACCCGACCCTGATGGACGACCGATGA
- a CDS encoding CAP domain-containing protein, translating to MGTRLGSALLAALCLVPNACTGWNTRVLAADLMGREAPVLAGEHARGGHVGSFPAEVARLVNARRRSVGCPPLEWDPGAAAAAQAHADDMARRGYFSHVSPEGRTPIDRLRERGVRFRAVAENIAVGQTTPEQVVGAWLNSPGHRGNIENCRYSRAGVGFRDHRWAEVLLRP from the coding sequence GTGGGAACCAGGCTTGGTTCTGCACTGCTGGCGGCACTGTGCCTAGTGCCCAACGCGTGCACGGGATGGAACACGCGAGTCCTCGCCGCGGACCTGATGGGACGGGAGGCCCCGGTCCTCGCCGGCGAGCATGCCCGTGGCGGGCACGTCGGATCCTTCCCCGCCGAAGTGGCGAGGCTGGTCAACGCGCGGCGCAGGTCGGTGGGATGTCCGCCCCTGGAGTGGGATCCCGGGGCCGCGGCCGCGGCGCAGGCCCACGCGGACGACATGGCGCGCAGGGGGTATTTCTCTCACGTCTCACCCGAGGGCCGTACCCCCATCGACCGGCTGCGCGAGCGCGGCGTGAGGTTCCGCGCGGTCGCCGAGAACATCGCCGTCGGCCAGACGACACCGGAGCAGGTCGTCGGCGCTTGGCTGAACAGCCCCGGCCACCGCGGCAACATCGAAAACTGCCGCTACAGCCGCGCGGGTGTGGGTTTCAGGGACCATCGCTGGGCGGAGGTCCTGCTCAGACCTTGA
- a CDS encoding response regulator, translated as MTTTVLLADDNADNRDIYGVILEYHGYRVVHAVNGNEAVRLTREEKPDLVLMDVVMPHLDGLAATRLLKSDPLTASIPVVLLTAHRFDSDHEARASGCEAVLFKPVEPNRVVEAVRGALQARSNV; from the coding sequence ATGACGACTACAGTCCTGCTCGCCGACGACAACGCCGACAACCGCGACATCTACGGCGTGATCCTGGAGTACCACGGATACCGCGTCGTGCACGCCGTGAATGGGAACGAGGCCGTCCGGCTGACGCGCGAGGAGAAGCCCGACCTGGTGCTCATGGACGTGGTCATGCCGCACCTCGACGGCCTGGCTGCGACGCGGCTGCTGAAATCCGACCCGCTCACGGCCTCGATCCCCGTCGTCCTGCTGACGGCGCACCGGTTCGACAGCGATCACGAGGCGCGTGCATCCGGCTGTGAGGCGGTGCTGTTCAAGCCGGTCGAGCCCAACCGGGTGGTCGAGGCGGTCCGTGGCGCCCTGCAGGCCCGCTCGAACGTGTAG
- a CDS encoding S41 family peptidase, which produces MNIPLIPRLTLASAAAMAIVTAAAPAAAQERREEMPVTPALADSVARAAADHVASKYIFVEKGDEAARLVRRGVRAGRYRALATASALTDSLTADLRRATGDAHLQAVYSVQPRTAPPSAGRTAAEMARDREEAIFRNYGFMALTRMDGNVGYLEMVRFDDPALAGATLASAMEWLAGTDALIVDLRYNGGGSAAMVALVASYFLPEATHISTLHHRDPADDAQLWTLPHVAGPRYLDRPVYLLVSGRTFSAAEALAYDLKAQGRVTIVGENTRGGANPGGWQMIGTHFGVFVPTARVESAVTHGNWEGVGIRPDLAVPAAQARKAAHRAALERLLAERADADRAELWREALEMLRADDARAATAAR; this is translated from the coding sequence ATGAACATCCCCCTGATCCCCCGCCTGACCCTGGCCTCCGCCGCCGCGATGGCGATCGTGACGGCCGCCGCGCCCGCCGCCGCGCAGGAGCGGCGCGAGGAGATGCCCGTCACCCCGGCGCTGGCCGATTCGGTCGCGCGCGCGGCGGCGGACCACGTGGCGTCGAAGTACATCTTCGTCGAGAAGGGCGACGAGGCCGCCCGGCTCGTCCGCCGCGGCGTGCGCGCCGGCCGCTACCGCGCGCTGGCCACCGCGTCGGCGCTGACCGATTCGCTCACCGCCGACCTGCGCCGCGCCACCGGCGACGCGCACCTGCAGGCGGTGTACAGCGTGCAGCCGCGCACCGCGCCGCCCAGCGCCGGCCGCACCGCCGCCGAGATGGCGCGCGACCGCGAGGAAGCCATCTTCCGCAACTACGGCTTCATGGCGCTCACGCGGATGGACGGCAACGTGGGCTACCTGGAGATGGTGCGCTTCGACGACCCCGCGCTCGCCGGCGCGACGCTCGCCTCCGCGATGGAGTGGCTGGCGGGGACGGACGCGCTGATCGTCGACCTGCGCTACAACGGCGGCGGCAGCGCGGCGATGGTGGCGCTGGTCGCGTCCTACTTCCTCCCCGAGGCCACGCATATCAGCACGCTCCACCACCGCGATCCCGCGGACGACGCGCAGCTGTGGACGCTCCCGCACGTCGCCGGACCACGTTATCTCGATCGCCCCGTGTACCTCCTGGTCAGCGGCCGCACCTTCTCCGCCGCCGAGGCGCTCGCGTACGACCTGAAGGCGCAGGGGCGCGTGACCATCGTCGGCGAGAACACGCGCGGCGGCGCCAACCCGGGGGGATGGCAGATGATCGGGACGCACTTCGGCGTGTTCGTGCCCACCGCGCGGGTGGAGAGCGCGGTGACGCACGGCAACTGGGAGGGCGTGGGGATTCGCCCCGACCTGGCCGTTCCCGCCGCGCAGGCGCGCAAGGCCGCGCACCGCGCCGCGCTGGAGCGCCTCCTCGCCGAGCGTGCGGACGCGGACCGCGCCGAGCTCTGGCGCGAGGCGCTGGAGATGCTGCGCGCCGACGACGCGCGCGCCGCCACGGCCGCGCGCTAG